The proteins below are encoded in one region of Fulvia fulva chromosome 9, complete sequence:
- a CDS encoding DNA-directed RNA polymerases I, II, and III subunit RPABC1, with protein MSSDEISRELSRLWRVLRTTKQMCADRGYELTEAECNISLDEFRRQYADETGAPQRTRMAFTARPSESMMQKYLPLQRPGQNDEGREPNIGTIHVEFSNEPNIGIKHIKQFAQTLSEKNYYTGIFVSSVAPTPAAMKIIPSILPTVMEIFREEDLLVNISKHELVPKHVLLSPEEKKGLLERYRLKETQLPRIRWDDPMAKYLGLRRGQVVKIIRKSETAGRYASYRWCI; from the exons ATGTCCAGCGACGAGATTTCCCGTGAGCTGTCGCGACTATGGCGCGTTCTCAGGACCACCAAGCAGATGTGCGCCGATAGA GGATACGAATTGACCGAAGCAGAATGCAACATCTCCCTCGACGAGTTCCGCCGCCAATACGCAGATGAGACCGGCGCGCCGCAACGGACACGAATGGCATTCACTGCGCGCCCATCTGAGTCGATGATGCAGAAGTACCTGCCTCTGCAGCGACCTGGGCAGAACGATGAAGGAAGGGAACCCAACATCGGCACCATCCACGTCGAGTTCTCTAACGAGCCCAACATCGGCATCAAGCACATTAAGCAGTTCGCCCAGACTCTCTCGGAGAAGAACTACTACACCGGCATCTTCGTCAGCTCCGTCGCACCTACTCCAGCAGCGATGAAGATCATTCCCAGCATTCTGCCGACTGTCATGGAGATCTTCAGAGAGGAGGATCTTCTCGTCAATATCTCAAAACACGAGCTTGTGCCAAAGCATGTGCTGCTCAGTCCGGAGGAGAAGAAGGGCCTGCTGGAGAGGTATCGCTTGAAGGAGACGCAGCTGCCGAGAATACGATGGGACGATCCGATGGCCAAGTACTTGGGTTTGAGGAGAGGTCAGGTCGTCAAGATCATCAGGAAGTCGGAGACTGCGGGACGATACGCCAGTTACAGGTGGTGCATATGA
- a CDS encoding Vacuole morphology and inheritance protein 14: MDSSVQRLLQDKLYDKRKAGALEALKRRWSKESHPYRNTVFPFLDDFEGHIEHYDRQWLMQYSSRLESTIRQALTDGNHDRIGKIVWQLCHDYAYAVHQPHARNGGLIGLAAAAIALGAEVARYLKEIVPPVLACFSDQDARVRYYACESMYNIAKVAKGEILIYFNDVFDALSKLAADTELSVKNGAELLDRLVKDIVSESAATYASVLAPEAAVAESGENTPDQSVEIPTAFSLPRFIPLLQERINVQNPFARTFLVSWITLLDQIPDLELVAYLPSFLGGLLRFLSDSNEDVHTTTKTALDRFLVEIKKIAAVKKGIAESKKSRDDTARKVSDSSIVVESERGDDVEADADLSGSRENRENGMMDSPAPTPEPKLTTMEEDQKVPDGASSVTAAEDDDDVVAGDTMVDEWIPGQDVQIDFQRILELLVNYLADSREEEIQTTCLRWIETFMDICPEDILSFTPKLLEQLLPALSHDREHVSQAATRVNQQLIRYIMSLPEGPHGSQVGSADQAQVSTVPTAPAISGGAVPTAAAGAGGNNLALRPVKDANNTDKRQSVGAPKAGQKPPSPENELVSRTPEVSTPEPPADEPEPTDTRWLDLDYEAAVNALTLQFLHEHEATRVAALAWLIMLHRKAPRKIAAIQDATFPALLKTLSDPAEAVVTRDLLLLSEISKSSDDSYFSSFMVNLLKLFATDRRLLEMRGNLIIRQLCLSLSAERIYRTLADCLEKEEDDIEFAAVMVQNLNNNLITAPELADLRKRLRNLDSRDGQTFFTVLFKAWSVNAVATFSLCLLAQAYEQAYNLLQIFCDIEMTVNILIQIDKLVQLLESPVFTYLRMQLLEPERHPNLYKCLYGLLMLLPQSSAFAALKNRLNSVSAIGYLHIRPNQTSATTPSSVSTFERQNRLKNREDGGIKWTELLERFRATQDKVRQGQKRQLISQHGLDAEPVPEKESKQAQSAAVDRAGPGRPDSAQGVHARLAASHNPLGRHERGKSSLSNLGRFAPGGRTGKGKK, encoded by the exons ATGGATAGCAGCGTGCAGCGGCTGTTGCAGGACAAGCTGTATGACAAGCGGAAGGCCGGTGCATTAGA AGCTCTCAAGAGAAGATGGTCGAAAGAGAGCCATCCATATCGAAACACTGTCTTCCCCTTCCTAGACGACTTCGAGGGCCACATTGAGCATTATGACAGGCAATGGCTGATGCAGTACTCCTCCAGGCTCGAATCCACCATACGGCAAGCACTTACCGATGGCAACCACGATCGGATCGGAAAGATAGTATGGCAGCTATGTCATGACTATGCGTATGCCGTTCACCAACCACATGCCCGCAATGGGGGTCTGATTGGCCTGGCGGCAGCTGCGATAGCATTAGGAGCA GAAGTAGCTCGCTACCTCAAGGAGATAGTCCCTCCTGTACTGGCCTGCTTCTCCGACCAAGATGCGCGTGTTCGGTACTATGCGTGCGAGAGCATGTACAACATTGCCAAAGTCGCCAAAGGAGAGATTCTGATCTACTTCAACGATGTGTTCGATGCGCTGTCGAAGCTCGCCGCGGACACTGAACTTTCAGTTAAGAACGGCGCCGAGCTGCTCGATCGCTTGGTCAAGGACATTGTGAGCGAATCCGCAGCAACATATGCCTCAGTACTGGCGCCCGAGGCAGCAGTGGCAGAGTCAGGCGAGAACACTCCAGATCAGAGTGTAGAGATACCCACTGCCTTCAGCCTACCAAGGTTCATACCATTACTACAGGAACGCATCAACGTACAGAACCCGTTTGCGAGAACCTTCCTAGTCTCGTGGATCACACTTCTTGACCAGATCCCAGATCTTGAACTGGTTGCGTATCTACCAAGCTTTCTAGGCGGATTACTGCGATTCCTAAGCGACTCCAACGAAGACGTACATACGACGACCAAGACTGCGCTCGATCGATTCCTCGTTGAGATCAAGAAGATCGCCGCCGTCAAGAAGGGCATCGCAGAAAGCAAGAAGAGCAGGGATGACACAGCGAGGAAGGTCAGCGACTCAAGTATCGTGGTAGAAAGCGAGAGAGGCGATGATGTTGAGGCAGATGCAGATCTGTCTGGCAGCCGCGAGAACCGCGAAAATGGCATGATGGACTCGCCGGCGCCTACGCCAGAGCCGAAGCTTACGACCATGGAAGAGGATCAAAAGGTGCCAGATGGTGCTTCATCAGTCACCGCAGCAGAAGACGATGATGACGTTGTTGCGGGAGATACGATGGTAGACGAGTGGATACCAGGACAGGATGTTCAGATCGACTTTCAACGCATCCTTGAGCTGTTGGTGAATTACCTGGCCGACTCCCGGGAAGAAGAGATACAAACAACGTGTCTTAGATGGATAGAGACGTTTATGGATATTTGTCCTGAGGACATACTGTCCTTTACACCAAAACTTCTCGAGCAGCTCTTGCCGGCACTTTCGCATGACAGAGAACATGTCAGCCAAGCTGCTACCAGAGTCAACCAGCAACTGATCAGATACATCATGTCACTACCTGAAGGTCCACATGGGTCGCAAGTCGGAAGCGCAGATCAGGCACAGGTATCGACGGTGCCGACAGCTCCTGCGATATCCGGCGGTGCTGTGCCCACGGCTGCTGCTGGCGCTGGAGGTAATAACTTGGCTCTTCGACCGGTCAAGGACGCCAACAACACCGACAAGCGCCAATCGGTTGGTGCTCCAAAGGCCGGCCAGAAACCACCTAGTCCTGAGAACGAGCTCGTGTCAAGAACACCCGAGGTATCGACTCCTGAACCTCCTGCTGACGAACCGGAGCCCACCGATACCAGATGGCTGGACCTTGACTATGAAGCTGCTGTCAATGCACTGACATTGCAGTTCTTGCACGAGCACGAAGCTACCAGGGTGGCAGCTTTGGCCTGGCTGATCATGCTACATCGCAAAGCACCGCGAAAGATTGCCGCGATACAAGATGCCACTTTCCCGGCACTTCTCAAAACGCTCAGTGATCCTGCAGAAGCAGTGGTCACACGAGATCTGCTGCTGCTCTCTGAGATCAGTAAGAGCAGCGACGATAGCTATTTCTCGTCGTTCATGGTCAATCTGCTAAAGCTCTTTGCCACCGATCGACGACTACTAGAAATGCGAGGCAATCTGATCATCCGACAGCTATGTCTGTCACTGTCAGCAGAACGCATCTATCGGACACTCGCCGACTGCCTCGAGAAAGAAGAGGACGACATCGAGTTTGCTGCAGTCATGGTGCAAAACCTCAACAATAATCTCATCACCGCACCAGAACTTGCAGACCTTCGAAAGCGACTGCGAAATCTGGACAGCAGAGATGGACAGACATTCTTCACTGTGCTGTTCAAAGCATGGTCTGTCAACGCTGTGGCCACGTTCAGTCTGTGTCTACTAGCTCAGGCTTATGAGCAAGCCTACAACCTCTTACAGATCTTCTGCGACATCGAGATGACAGTGAACATCCTGATCCAGATCGACAAGCTAGTACAACTGCTTGAGTCGCCCGTTTTCACATACTTGAGGATGCAGCTACTGGAGCCAGAACGACATCCGAACCTGTACAAGTGCTTGTACGGACTGCTGATGCTGCTGCCACAGAGCAGTGCGTTCGCAGCACTCAAGAACAGACTCAACAGCGTTTCCGCCATCGGCTACCTGCACATCAGACCAAACCAGACATCCGCAACGACACCTTCGTCAGTGAGCACGTTCGAGCGACAGAACCGTTTGAAGAATCGCGAAGATGGCGGCATCAAGTGGACAGAACTTCTAGAACGATTCCGTGCGACGCAAGACAAAGTCCGCCAAGGTCAGAAGAGACAACTGATAAGTCAACATGGCCTCGATGCAGAACCCGTGCCAGAGAAAGAGAGCAAGCAGGCTCAATCTGCTGCTGTGGACAGGGCAGGTCCTGGCAGACCGGACTCTGCCCAGGGTGTTCATGCCAGGCTTGCTGCCAGCCACAATCCGCTGGGGCGACATGAGAGGGGAAAGAGTAGTCTGAGCAACTTGGGCAGATTCGCTCCAGGGGGCAGAACGGGAAAGGGTAAGAAGTAG
- a CDS encoding Extracellular metalloprotease → MKFIPLTAAAASLAYAEEYVRCKTEPTAEKISMLNEAASNASAASSEALFSIAALRNVDTYVHVVTTSAKAGRYSQAQVNEQISAMNNAYAPLNVAFNLVDTDFTTNNAWAAAGDSSSAELAMKRALHQGSYADLNLYFLSDLGGGLLGFCYFPEASPSSQDLILDGCVNLADSLPNGSATNYDEGATAIHETGHWFGLYHVFQGSSCSGSGDFVSDTPIQRTATSGCPSRQDSCPNAAGVDSIHNWMDYSYDACMYEFTAGQVTRAAGLYDQLRAGK, encoded by the exons ATGAAGTTCATCCCACTCACTGCTGCTGCGGCAAGCCTTGCCTACGCGGAAGAATATGTTCGTTGCAAGACCGAGCCAACGGCTGAGAAGATTTCTATGCTCAACGAAGCTGCTTCCAACGCAAGCGCAGCAAGCAGCGAGGCACTCTTCAGCATCGCAGCCCTTCGCAACGTCGACACATATGTGCACGTTGTCACTACATCCGCCAAGGCTGGTCGATATAGCCAGGCTCAGGTCAATGAGCAG ATCTCTGCCATGAACAATGCCTACGCACCCCTAAACGTGGCGTTCAACCTAGTCGATACCGACTTCACGACCAACAACGCCTGGGCCGCAGCCGGCGATAGCAGTAGCGCTGAGCTTGCCATGAAGCGAGCTCTCCACCAGGGCTCATACGCAGACTTGAACCTTTACTTCCTCTCTGACCTCGGTGGAGGTCTGCTCGGATTCTGCTACTTCCCAG AAGCCTCCCCATCTTCCCAAGACCTCATCCTCGACGGCTGCGTCAACCTCGCGGACTCCCTTCCCAATGGCTCAGCAACCAATTACGACGAGGGTGCCACTGCCATCCACGAGACCGGACACTGGTTCGGTCTCTACCATGTCTTCCAAGGCTCGTCGTGCTCCGGCTCCGGCGACTTCGTCTCCGACACTCCGATCCAGCGAACTGCCACGAGCGGTTGCCCCAGCAGACAGGACTCGTGCCCGAACGCTGCTGGTGTGGATAGCATCCACAACTGGATGGACTACTCTTACGACGCTTGTATGTATGAGTTCACCGCGGGCCAGGTCACTCGCGCAGCGGGTCTGTACGATCAGCTTAGAGCTGGCAAATAG
- a CDS encoding Efflux pump rdc3: MAEERKTYTPSPAASEHTIDGDIEAQRSITNEKTTTVNNTKPNNHNEPPQHPNTIDWNGPNDPSNPRNWTTKAKIANTALVIVLCLLTPLASSMFAPGVPQVLRDFETSAATIAELVVSIYILGFAIGPLLISPLSEIYGRWPVYIVCNIMFLIFTIACAVASSIEQLIVFRLFAGIFGVCPVTLGGATISDLIEQEKRGLSMSLFGMGPLLGPVIGPVAGSYLAAAEGWRWTFWVIAIAYGVASVAHFFLCKETYGPVLLERKTARLRKETGNASLMSALDSGLERKERILRALVRPFKMLFLSPIVAMMAIYAAFVYGILYLLYTTFTFVFMEYYGFRASNVGLTYIASGIGMFMGLFLIGGASDKLLKSKAAKHGGELKPEYRLLPLMYTGWLCPVGLFIYGWTAEYHEQWAVPLFGTLLFGVGIISALICIQQYLIDAYTVYAASAIAANTVLRSIVGGLLPLAGLSLYRELGLGWGNSLIAFIALALTPVPFVFYIFGERIRKRDGGLRL, encoded by the coding sequence ATGGCGGAAGAAAGGAAGACATACACGCCGTCCCCAGCAGCCAGCGAACACACCATCGATGGCGATATCGAAGCTCAACGATCCATCACCAACGAGAAGACCACCACTGTCAACAACACCAAACCCAACAACCACAATGAACCCCCACAACACCCCAACACCATCGACTGGAACGGCCCCAACGACCCCTCCAACCCCCGAAACTGGACCACCAAAGCAAAAATCGCAAACACCGCCCTCGTCATCGTGCTCTGCCTCCTCACGCCCCTAGCCTCCAGTATGTTCGCCCCCGGCGTCCCCCAAGTGCTCCGCGACTTCGAGACCAGCGCTGCGACCATAGCGGAGCTCGTCGTCTCAATTTACATCCTCGGCTTCGCGATCGGTCCCTTGCTCATCTCTCCCCTCTCGGAGATTTACGGACGCTGGCCGGTGTATATTGTCTGTAATATCATGTTCCTAATCTTTACAATTGCGTGCGCGGTGGCGAGTTCGATTGAGCAGTTGATTGTGTTCAGGTTGTTTGCTGGGATTTTTGGCGTGTGTCCTGTTACGTTGGGGGGAGCGACGATCAGTGATTTGATCGAGCAGGAGAAGAGGGGACTGAGTATGTCGTTGTTTGGGATGGGGCCGCTTTTGGGACCTGTCATTGGACCTGTGGCTGGGAGTTATCTCGCTGCTGCAGAGGGCTGGAGGTGGACGTTTTGGGTGATTGCGATTGCGTATGGGGTCGCGAGTGTTGCGCATTTCTTTCTTTGCAAGGAGACGTATGGGCCTGTGTTGCTGGAGCGTAAGACGGCGAGATTGAGGAAAGAGACGGGGAATGCAAGCTTGATGTCCGCGCTGGACTCGGGTCTGGAGAGGAAGGAGAGGATCCTGAGAGCACTGGTTCGGCCGTTCAAGATGTTGTTCTTATCACCAATTGTGGCGATGATGGCGATCTATGCGGCATTTGTGTACGGGATTCTGTACTTGCTTTACACGACGTTCACGTTCGTGTTCATGGAGTATTATGGATTCCGCGCATCGAATGTCGGGTTGACATACATTGCGAGCGGGATCGGGATGTTTATGGGCTTGTTCTTGATTGGCGGAGCGAGTGATAAGCTCTTGAAGAGCAAGGCGGCCAAGCACGGAGGAGAGCTCAAGCCTGAGTATCGCTTGTTGCCGCTGATGTACACGGGCTGGCTGTGTCCGGTTGGGTTGTTCATCTACGGCTGGACGGCGGAGTACCACGAGCAGTGGGCAGTGCCGCTCTTTGGGACACTGCTGTTCGGCGTTGGCATTATTTCGGCTCTGATATGCATCCAGCAGTACCTGATCGACGCCTACACGGTGTATGCCGCCTCGGCGATTGCGGCGAATACCGTGTTGAGGTCGATAGTCGGAGGCCTGCTTCCTTTGGCTGGCTTGAGTCTGTACAGAGAGCTCGGCCTGGGTTGGGGCAACAGCCTGATTGCATTCATAGCCCTTGCTTTGACGCCTGTGCCATTTGTGTTCTACATCTTTGGCGAGCGGATTCGGAAGCGCGATGGCGGGTTGAGGTTGTAG
- a CDS encoding ATP-dependent DNA helicase RecQ, with the protein MLHLNNFFSQILRHRPPLNPPHYTCYNHLPRRAFQSIVYPPRKGPPMADSDDFGLSSEDEAELLDLDTSTAPTLKRKADAANGIVSKKSRPNEPSDSARALANKVLKQRLGLDGFRLKQETAIARLLDGESSVVIFPTGGGKSLCYQIPALCFKELDLQGHTGRSAGEGGITLVVSPLIALMKDQVDALKRRGISAAVLNSTNSRDEYMAIVESMRNGTLDIVYCAPERLNNEGFVSSMANVRGGVRLLAVDEAHCISEWGHAFRPDYLKVARFAKEIKAERVVCLTATATRQVAEDVRKAFNVPEDGVFRTTTYRPNLRLHAESYQTKAESYPRLQAFLQAHPGSSIVYVTTHKQAESLAEQLRKHSFKARHFHAGMKPNEKLDCQEAFMRANDLIMVATIAFGMGVDKANIRNVVHYDIPRSLEGYSQEVGRAGRDGLESHCMLYLCAEDLHIRESFARGDLPSKPSVEKLLKEVFSSVPTRPPERHIEASLYHMSKEYDIRPTVLGNIFAQLELRFELLRATTPKYTQYSYTGLKNFDWDNSASAIAIRKSSNKKSKLTYVDIDEACMQHGAARMEVVSKLNHWNDEGFIELRTGGVINLYRVLKDWPPSEKEQQRITDELYEDLESREQQELQRMEEVTDLITGEACFAQTLAGHFGDALPDGAKECGHCTWCETRKAVPKVKSPQRPWDPKKFARILQACPDRDDPRYLARIAFGISSPRITAAKLHNSPVFESMADQDFMTLLKAFTDICNKTPTKLPGQQAVGQGAAKKAPQLPKTDPQVTAATSAKQHRDHFKHFQDVSSDFADYCASRGIKNWQQYGDYQDKH; encoded by the exons ATGCTACATCTCAACAACTTCTTCAGCCAGATACTTCGCCATCGACCACCGCTGAACCCCCCACACTACACTTGTTACAACCACTTGCCCAGGCGAGCTTTCCAGTCCATTGTCTACCCGCCCCGCAAAGGTCCCCCCATGGCCGACAGTGACGACTTTGGTTTGTCGTCCGAAGACGAGGCTGAGCTCTTGGATCTGGACACATCAACAGCTCCTACACTCAAACGCAAAGCCGATGCTGCCAATGGCATCGTTTCGAAAAAATCTCGACCCAATGAGCCCTCGGACTCTGCTCGTGCACTCGCCAACAAAGTCCTCAAACAGCGTCTTGGTTTGGACGGCTTCCGGCTGAAGCAGGAGACGGCCATTGCTAGACTGCTCGATGGCGAAAGCTCTGTCGTCATCTTTCCCACGGGAGGAGGCAAGTCGCTATGCTACCAAATCCCGGCCTTATGTTTCAAGGAGCTGGATCTACAAGGCCACACAGGACGATCGGCAGGCGAAGGCGGCATCACGCTGGTGGTCTCGCCGCTCATAGCACTCATGAAAGACCAAGTCGACGCTCTGAAGCGACGTGGTATCTCAGCAGCGGTGCTGAACTCCACCAACTCGAGAGACGAGTACATGGCCATAGTCGAGTCAATGCGCAACGGAACACTCGACATTGTGTACTGCGCACCTGAGCGTTTGAACAACGAGGGCTTTGTCTCTTCGATGGCAAATGTTCGCGGCGGCGTCCGACTTCTTGCTGTGGATGAGGCTCACTGCATCTCTGAGTGGGGACATGCTTTTCGACCCGACTATCTGAAGGTCGCTCGCTTCGCTAAGGAGATCAAAGCGGAGAGAGTCGTGTGCTTGACCGCGACAGCCACACGGCAGGTTGCTGAAGACGTGCGCAAAGCATTCAATGTACCAGAGGATGGCGTCTTCCGCACGACCACCTACCGCCCGAACCTCAGACTGCACGCTGAATCATACCAGACGAAAGCCGAATCTTACCCTAGGTTACAAGCATTTCTGCAGGCTCACCCAGGTTCTTCCATTGTATATGTCACCACTCACAAGCAGGCCGAAAGCCTCGCTGAGCAGCTGCGCAAGCATTCATTCAAGGCTCGCCACTTCCATGCTGGCATGAAACCGAATGAAAAGCTGGACTGTCAGGAAGCATTCATGCGTGCCAATGATTTGATCATGGTCGCTACGATTGCCTTCGGCATGGGCGTGGACAAGGCAAACATTCGTAATGTGGTCCACTACGACATCCCGCGGTCCCTGGAAGGCTATTCTCAAGAAGTTGGAAGAGCTGGCCGCGATGGTCTCGAGAGTCACTGTATGCTCTATCTGTGTGCTGAAGACCTCCATATTCGAGAGAGCTTTGCGCGAGGCGACTTACCTTCCAAGCCATCAGTCGAAAAGCTTTTGAAGGAGGTGTTCTCATCGGTTCCTACGAGACCTCCGGAACGTCACATCGAAGCTAGCCTCTACCACATGTCCAAGGAGTATGATATACGT CCCACCGTGCTCGGCAACATTTTCGCCCAACTTGAACTACGTTTCGAGCTTCTGCGTGCAACGACTCCAAAATACACACAGTACAGCTACACAGGCCTGAAAAACTTCGATTGGGACAACTCTGCGAGTGCCATCGCCATACGCAAGAGTTCCAACAAGAAGAGCAAGTTGACATACGTTGACATTGACGAAGCATGCATGCAACATGGAGCCGCGCGTATGGAGGTCGTTTCGAAGCTGAATCACTGGAACGACGAGGGCTTCATCGAACTACGCACGGGCGGTGTGATCAACTTGTATCGCGTACTGAAGGACTGGCCTCCATCTGAAAAAGAGCAGCAACGCATTACTGACGAGCTCTACGAAGATCTCGAGTCTAGAGAGCAGCAGGAGCTGCAGCGTATGGAAGAAGTCACCGATCTAATCACTGGAGAAGCCTGCTTCGCGCAGACCTTGGCCGGGCACTTTGGAGACGCCCTTCCCGACGGTGCCAAGGAGTGTGGCCATTGCACTTGGTGCGAAACCCGCAAAGCTGTACCAAAAGTCAAATCACCTCAGCGTCCATGGGACCCCAAGAAGTTCGCGAGGATTTTGCAAGCTTGCCCGGATAGAGATGATCCTCGATATCTGGCGCGCATCGCCTTTGGCATAAGCAGTCCTCGGATCACAGCAGCCAAGCTGCACAATAGTCCGGTCTTTGAGTCGATGGCGGATCAGGATTTCATG ACTTTGCTGAAGGCCTTCACGGACATCTGCAACAA GACCCCGACAAAATTGCCAGGTCAGCAAGCGGTGGGCCAGGGTGCCGCCAAGAAAGCGCCTCAGCTGCCGAAGACA GATCCGCAGGTCACTGCAGCGACTTCTGCTAAGCAGCATCGAGACCACTTCAAGCACTTCCAGGACGTGAGCTCCGACTTCGCAGATTACTGTGCTTCGAGAGGGATCAAGAATTGGCAACAATACGGCGACTACCAAGACAAACACTAA